One Leuconostoc mesenteroides subsp. mesenteroides ATCC 8293 genomic window, GTCAGTGCTATCGTTGGTCCCGTGATTACCTCTGGTGTTCAAGCAGCAGTGCCAGTGGCAACTCAGGGTAAGACGCCGATGATTTCACCAACTGCTGGTGCAGACAACATTACTTTGCAAAAGAATGGGAATGTTCAACCTTACGTATTCCGCGCACAATACAAAAATTCTTTTATGGGTACAAAGATGGCACAATTTGCCACAGAGACTTTAAAAGCTAAAAATATTGTGATTTTCCAGGACAATTCTTCCGATTACGGTACTGGTATCACATCTGCATTTAAAAAAGCCTTTAAGGGTAACGTCGTAGATGTTGAATCTTATCAAGAAGGGACGAAAGACTTTCAAGCAGTTTTGACAAAAATTAAGGATAAAAAGTTTGACGCAATTGCAATCAATGGCTATTACACTGAGGGTGGCGCAATTTTGAAGCAAATGCGTGATATGGGGATTGATGTGCCGGTTATTGGACCAGATGGCATTGGTGATCCTAAAACGGCTGAAATTGCAGGAAATAAAAATACAAGCAATGTTTATTACGCGGCACATTTCTCAGTTGATGCACCAGCTACTAAGGTTTCAGCACCATTCGCCAAAGCTTATAAAAAGGCTTACGGCAAGTATCCATCACAATTTACAGCTTTAGCTTATGATTCAGTTCGCATGATAAAAGCAGCTATTGAAAATGAAAATTCAACTAGCAAATCGGCAATTACTAAGGGATTGGCTAACTTGAAAAATTTTGATGGTGTAACTGGTAAGATGTCAATTGACAAAGACCACAATCCTGTCAAATCAATGGTTATGGTCGGTATGACTGATGGTAAAGAGTCATCTGCCGTAGTTGTTAAGTGAACACGTTTTCTAAGAAACGTATGAAACTAATGCGTTTGATAATATTTTGAGGTTAAAATGACTACTTTCATTCAGCAATTAATCAATGGTCTTATGCTAGGCAGTGTCTATGCGCTACTAGCTTTAGGCTATACAATGGTCTACGGTATTATTAAATTAATCAATTTTGCACATGGTGATATATACATGCTCGGTGCGTATTTTGGCTATTTTTTCATCAAGGTTTTACATTTGAATTTCTTTATAGCGTTAATTCTCGCAATGGCAGTAAGCGCCATTATTGGTGTGGTCATTGAGTATATTGCCTATCGACCATTGCGTCATTCTCCAAGAATTGCGGTTCTTATCTCCGCTTTAGGCATCTCTTTTTTACTAGAAAATGGCATGACTTATTTATATGGGTCAGATCAACGTTCATTTCCACAGGCGATTAAGACAGTACAATACCACTTTTATGGTATACAAGTTTCAAATATTCAGTTGATTATTGCTGTAACTTCAATAGTTTTGATGCTGTTATTAACTTACATTGTTAAAAATACAAAAATGGGTCGTGCGATGCGAGCAGTATCCGCAGATCCAGATGCAGCGTCATTAATGGGCATCAACATCAATCACACAATTTCATTTACATTTGCAATTGGGTCAGCATTGGCGGCGGCTGGTGGCGTTTTGATTGGATTATATTATAACAGTATTGACCCATTGATGGGTATGACTCCTGGGTTGAAAGCGTTTGTTGCCGCGGTTTTGGGTGGTATAGGCATTATTCCAGGGGCAGCAGTAGGTGGTTGGCTAATCGGTATATTGGAAACAAT contains:
- a CDS encoding branched-chain amino acid ABC transporter permease, giving the protein MTTFIQQLINGLMLGSVYALLALGYTMVYGIIKLINFAHGDIYMLGAYFGYFFIKVLHLNFFIALILAMAVSAIIGVVIEYIAYRPLRHSPRIAVLISALGISFLLENGMTYLYGSDQRSFPQAIKTVQYHFYGIQVSNIQLIIAVTSIVLMLLLTYIVKNTKMGRAMRAVSADPDAASLMGININHTISFTFAIGSALAAAGGVLIGLYYNSIDPLMGMTPGLKAFVAAVLGGIGIIPGAAVGGWLIGILETMVQATAFSDYKDAIVYAMLIVILLIKPTGILGKNKREKV
- a CDS encoding ABC transporter substrate-binding protein, whose amino-acid sequence is MKKIVIIGAAFIVAIGGIVAFGVVNKSSKASTSNVIKIGGVFDTSGDASSYGKAEQDGANFATKQINANGGVKVNGKSYKFKIINKDAKTDNTETASVTSSLINKEKVSAIVGPVITSGVQAAVPVATQGKTPMISPTAGADNITLQKNGNVQPYVFRAQYKNSFMGTKMAQFATETLKAKNIVIFQDNSSDYGTGITSAFKKAFKGNVVDVESYQEGTKDFQAVLTKIKDKKFDAIAINGYYTEGGAILKQMRDMGIDVPVIGPDGIGDPKTAEIAGNKNTSNVYYAAHFSVDAPATKVSAPFAKAYKKAYGKYPSQFTALAYDSVRMIKAAIENENSTSKSAITKGLANLKNFDGVTGKMSIDKDHNPVKSMVMVGMTDGKESSAVVVK